In uncultured Cohaesibacter sp., a genomic segment contains:
- a CDS encoding cache domain-containing protein: MRFTIAKRLYLLVGLFFVGLLGLTVTMDSSFRHELSEQKAAELKSLVDAAVNVAQSKYDGFKAGEMSEEEAKQAAAKAIEAMRYRGQEYFWINDMNSVIVMHAAKPELTGKDLSGLKDANEVAIFPTFVQTVRADGGGFVGYMWPKAGSDTAVDKLSYVKGFAPWGWVVGTGVYMDDMQAILWTNTRLMFSIGGVVLLLSLAVAWYTIRSITIPMGALKATMLRLANDEMVSEIPAEDRHDELGEMAGAVKIFRDMGIERHQLAEQQQKDQAAQAQRQVRIDELINSFRSEASNELSVVSEQMGRLRSTADNLANLSKSSAQRTSQAQDAATLASSNVQTVAAASEEFSASIGEIARQVDQATNAVNTAMITTGAANDRVGSLAAAAQQIGDVVSLIQDIAEQTNLLALNATIEAARAGEMGKGFAVVAAEVKELANQTSKATEQISAQINTIQGETQEAVHSIEEIGSTIEQVNSFTASISEAVQQQNLATNEIANSIQEAARGTTALSQDIGVVSGAVSETNRAVDDVNTVSTDVNQCASGLARTVDQFLLKVSQA, from the coding sequence ATGCGTTTTACCATCGCCAAACGCCTCTACCTTCTGGTAGGTCTCTTCTTCGTCGGTCTTCTGGGCCTGACCGTTACGATGGACTCCAGTTTCCGACATGAACTTTCCGAGCAGAAAGCCGCCGAACTCAAGAGCCTCGTCGATGCTGCCGTCAATGTTGCCCAATCGAAATATGATGGCTTCAAGGCCGGTGAAATGAGCGAAGAGGAGGCCAAGCAGGCCGCCGCCAAAGCCATCGAAGCCATGCGCTATCGCGGTCAGGAATATTTCTGGATCAATGACATGAACAGCGTCATTGTCATGCATGCGGCCAAACCGGAACTCACTGGCAAGGATCTCTCGGGCCTCAAGGATGCCAATGAAGTTGCCATCTTCCCGACTTTTGTCCAGACCGTGCGTGCTGATGGTGGCGGCTTTGTCGGCTATATGTGGCCAAAGGCAGGCTCTGACACGGCGGTGGACAAGCTTTCCTATGTCAAGGGCTTTGCGCCTTGGGGCTGGGTTGTTGGCACCGGCGTCTATATGGATGACATGCAGGCGATCCTCTGGACCAATACCCGGCTGATGTTCTCCATTGGTGGCGTGGTATTGCTGCTCAGTCTGGCCGTTGCGTGGTACACGATCCGCTCTATCACCATTCCTATGGGTGCGCTCAAGGCCACCATGCTGCGCCTTGCAAATGATGAAATGGTTTCCGAGATTCCGGCTGAAGATCGCCATGACGAACTGGGTGAAATGGCCGGTGCCGTGAAAATCTTCCGCGACATGGGGATCGAGCGTCATCAGCTTGCCGAACAGCAGCAGAAGGATCAGGCCGCACAGGCACAACGTCAGGTGCGCATTGATGAGCTGATCAATTCCTTCCGCAGCGAAGCCAGCAACGAACTCAGCGTCGTGTCGGAGCAGATGGGGCGCCTGCGTTCCACCGCAGACAATCTGGCCAACCTGTCCAAGTCATCGGCACAAAGAACCAGTCAGGCGCAGGATGCAGCAACGCTTGCTTCTTCCAACGTGCAGACTGTGGCTGCTGCCAGTGAGGAATTCTCCGCATCGATCGGTGAGATTGCCCGGCAGGTTGATCAGGCGACCAATGCGGTCAATACCGCGATGATCACCACCGGTGCTGCCAATGATCGCGTCGGAAGCCTTGCCGCAGCTGCCCAGCAGATCGGTGATGTGGTCAGCCTCATTCAGGATATTGCCGAACAGACCAACCTTCTGGCACTGAACGCCACCATCGAGGCGGCACGCGCCGGCGAAATGGGCAAGGGCTTTGCGGTTGTGGCGGCTGAGGTGAAGGAACTGGCCAACCAGACCTCCAAGGCGACCGAACAGATTTCCGCACAGATCAACACGATTCAGGGTGAAACCCAGGAAGCTGTCCATTCGATCGAGGAAATCGGCTCCACGATTGAGCAGGTCAACAGCTTTACCGCTTCCATCTCCGAAGCCGTGCAGCAGCAGAATCTGGCAACCAACGAAATCGCCAACTCGATTCAGGAAGCCGCTCGCGGGACAACCGCGCTCAGTCAGGATATCGGCGTGGTGTCCGGAGCTGTCAGCGAAACCAACCGCGCTGTCGATGACGTCAATACCGTTTCGACCGACGTCAACCAGTGCGCATCGGGACTGGCGCGCACGGTGGACCAGTTCCTGCTCAAGGTATCGCAGGCCTGA
- a CDS encoding class I SAM-dependent methyltransferase, with the protein MVMAQRRGGHSSRQGSSKNGAKAGAGSRRGAAAAPRGPEERAAKPGPSSRKSGFRPGRIVKQADREPAQSKSQPKQQAEQREPFILPPRPAGPTPRRAPFALMVTQPWDEYALLDMGHGRKLERYGPYSIVRPEPQAMGSPRLGADIWEGADAFFTGDLEEEGPGRWRYPSALGETWETHWDDIRFYGRFTAFRHVGFFPEQAAHWAWMDRQIRAAYLGRAPRVLNLFGYSGVASLVAARAGAEVTHVDASKKAVGYGKENQMLAGLDDKPIRWIVDDAMKFVQREIRRGNVYDGILLDPPKFGRGPKGEVWQLFEMLPEMLDACRQILSGEALFYTLTCYAMRASYAAFDELMIEVMTGQGGIVESGELMIAEEGGARTLNTSLYTRWRPLTKQEEADQ; encoded by the coding sequence ATGGTCATGGCACAGCGGCGCGGCGGACATTCGTCCAGACAGGGAAGCTCCAAAAACGGAGCAAAGGCAGGGGCTGGCAGCCGACGTGGCGCTGCAGCAGCACCGCGTGGCCCGGAGGAACGGGCCGCAAAACCCGGCCCGTCCAGCCGCAAATCAGGCTTCAGGCCCGGCCGTATCGTCAAGCAGGCTGACCGCGAGCCAGCCCAGAGCAAAAGCCAGCCCAAACAGCAGGCCGAACAGCGCGAGCCTTTCATTCTGCCGCCACGACCTGCGGGGCCAACGCCGCGCCGTGCCCCTTTTGCGCTGATGGTCACTCAGCCATGGGACGAATATGCCCTGCTCGATATGGGCCATGGTCGCAAGCTGGAGCGGTATGGACCTTACAGCATCGTGCGGCCCGAGCCTCAGGCTATGGGCAGCCCGCGTCTGGGCGCAGATATCTGGGAGGGGGCGGATGCTTTCTTCACCGGCGATCTGGAAGAGGAAGGGCCGGGGCGCTGGCGCTATCCTTCTGCGCTGGGCGAAACATGGGAAACCCATTGGGACGACATCCGCTTTTATGGCCGCTTCACCGCCTTCCGCCATGTCGGTTTTTTCCCCGAACAGGCCGCGCACTGGGCCTGGATGGACAGGCAGATCCGCGCAGCCTATCTGGGGCGTGCTCCTCGGGTGCTCAATCTGTTTGGCTATTCCGGCGTTGCCTCTCTGGTCGCCGCTCGCGCCGGTGCCGAAGTGACCCATGTCGATGCCTCCAAGAAGGCGGTCGGCTATGGCAAGGAAAACCAGATGCTGGCAGGGCTGGACGACAAGCCCATTCGCTGGATCGTCGATGACGCCATGAAATTTGTCCAGCGCGAGATCCGGCGCGGCAATGTCTATGACGGCATCCTGCTGGATCCGCCAAAATTCGGACGTGGCCCCAAGGGCGAAGTCTGGCAGCTGTTTGAAATGCTGCCTGAAATGCTTGATGCCTGCCGACAGATCCTCTCCGGAGAGGCGCTATTCTATACCCTCACCTGCTACGCCATGCGGGCATCCTATGCCGCTTTCGATGAATTGATGATCGAGGTGATGACAGGGCAGGGCGGCATCGTTGAATCCGGCGAGCTGATGATTGCCGAGGAAGGGGGCGCACGCACGCTCAACACCTCGCTCTATACCCGCTGGCGACCACTCACAAAGCAAGAGGAGGCGGATCAATGA